Proteins found in one Rhodovulum sp. MB263 genomic segment:
- a CDS encoding hydantoinase B/oxoprolinase family protein: MAKWRLGFDIGGTFTDFVLHDGTTGALTLHKRLTTPQDPSEAALAGLDEILAMQGIGPGDLSEIVHGTTLVTNAVIERTGARTGLIATEGFRDILEMGTEQRYDIYDLFLPFPEPLVPRDLRLEVPERIDATGRVLLTLDEAALKRAGAELVGAGCEAVAIAFLHSYANPAHERRAAGILRSAFPGLAVSVSSDVVAGIGEYRRTATAAANAYVQPLMHRYLGRIESALAARGFAGALRLMHSAGGLIPLETARDFPIRLLESGPAGGALATGLFGRAAGLSDMISFDMGGTTAKAALIEDGQAAIAPEIEAARVRRFTRGSGLPIRTPVIEMIEIGAGGGSIAEIDEVGLLKVGPRSAGSDPGPACYGLGGTEPTVTDASLVLGYYDPGFFLGGRMALRPEAARQAVARIAAPLGLSVDEAALGIHKVVVENMAAAARVHIVERGRDPRDFAMVGFGGAGPAHAVDVARALGIARVVVPPASGAASALGFLAAPLSFEAARTLRVAVGEWIDAAAINRTLDAIEAEGRAHLARAGIGETETSVEHSAEMRLRGQMHEISVPLPDGRLCPEDGPRLRAAFEAAYAARYAPPFEGAEIEVIALRARVSGPAPALTPGIDGEGAAPGRTSHSPRLKGTRSCLFEQGRFETAIYDRYALVPGDRIAGPAIVEEREATTLIGPGDTARVDAGGALHIEVARPAAAAALVTASMDRAEAVARIEADPVGLEIMWARLENVVEEMWLTVCRTAFSLIIAEAQDFACELLDPEGETLAHSPRAMPVFNLTLPRAVKALLARYPADTLKPGDVLITNDPWLCAGHLFDIALVTPAFRNGRLVGLMGTVGHVSDIGGTRDSLRAREIYEEGLQIPPMKLFDGGRPNETLIELIRQNVRNPDQVLGDIFSFVAANALGAERLDAFMADYGMHDLRALAEVVQGLSERAMRAAIRALPDGDYRSSIICAPQGEALEFPVRIAVEGDAMLVDFEGAPPQLPQGGLNSTLNYTAAHATYPLKCMLTPGVRGNAGCYRPFRVTAPEGSVLNPAFPASVNMRTRTGWYLAPNIFRAMADAAASGVQAHTGLPSSIHIYGRDARGDLYSDLLLLGGGQGASAHGDGHSALLWPTSAANTSVEMIESRTPILVLCKRFAPDTGGPGRHRGGLGQILRFRKREADGTPMQVLLHPEGTATPVPGLFGGRPGGKASGRVLDPDGKLLQDVGHGALLSLSGTDEIVELTLAGGAGYGPAETRGPAALARDLALGLVSPEAAATEYRTADAVPDEATAG; this comes from the coding sequence GTGGCAAAATGGCGTCTCGGCTTCGATATCGGCGGCACCTTCACCGATTTCGTCCTGCATGACGGCACCACCGGCGCCCTGACCCTGCACAAGCGCCTGACGACGCCGCAGGACCCCTCCGAGGCCGCGCTGGCCGGTCTTGACGAGATCCTCGCGATGCAGGGGATCGGCCCCGGCGATCTGTCGGAAATCGTCCATGGCACGACCCTCGTCACCAATGCGGTGATCGAGCGGACCGGCGCCCGGACCGGCCTGATCGCGACCGAGGGGTTCCGCGACATCCTCGAGATGGGGACCGAGCAGCGCTACGACATCTACGACCTCTTCCTGCCCTTCCCCGAGCCGCTGGTCCCGCGCGACCTGAGGCTCGAGGTGCCCGAGCGCATCGACGCCACCGGCCGGGTCCTGCTGACCCTTGACGAGGCCGCGCTGAAGCGGGCGGGCGCCGAACTGGTCGGCGCGGGCTGCGAGGCGGTGGCCATCGCCTTCCTACATTCCTATGCCAACCCCGCGCATGAGCGCCGCGCCGCCGGGATCCTGCGTAGCGCTTTCCCCGGTCTCGCGGTCTCGGTCTCCTCGGATGTCGTGGCGGGGATCGGCGAATACCGCCGCACCGCGACCGCCGCGGCCAATGCCTATGTGCAGCCCCTGATGCACCGCTATCTGGGCCGGATCGAAAGCGCCCTTGCCGCCCGGGGATTCGCCGGGGCACTGCGGCTGATGCATTCGGCCGGCGGGCTCATTCCGCTCGAGACCGCGCGCGACTTTCCGATCCGGCTGCTGGAAAGCGGCCCGGCGGGCGGCGCGCTGGCGACCGGGCTTTTCGGCCGCGCGGCCGGACTGAGCGACATGATCTCCTTCGACATGGGCGGCACCACGGCCAAGGCCGCACTGATCGAGGACGGGCAGGCCGCCATCGCGCCCGAGATCGAGGCCGCGCGGGTGCGCCGCTTTACCCGCGGTTCGGGCCTGCCGATCCGGACCCCGGTGATCGAGATGATCGAGATCGGCGCGGGCGGCGGCTCGATCGCGGAGATCGACGAGGTCGGGCTGCTGAAGGTCGGGCCGCGCTCGGCCGGGTCCGACCCGGGGCCGGCCTGCTACGGGCTAGGCGGCACCGAGCCCACTGTCACCGACGCCTCGCTGGTGCTGGGCTATTACGATCCGGGCTTCTTCCTGGGCGGCCGAATGGCGCTCAGGCCCGAGGCCGCGCGACAGGCGGTGGCCCGTATCGCCGCGCCGCTCGGGCTGTCCGTCGATGAGGCCGCGCTCGGCATCCACAAGGTGGTGGTCGAGAACATGGCCGCGGCCGCCCGCGTGCATATCGTCGAGCGCGGCCGCGATCCGCGCGACTTCGCCATGGTCGGATTCGGCGGCGCCGGTCCCGCGCATGCGGTCGATGTGGCCCGCGCGCTCGGGATCGCCCGTGTGGTGGTGCCGCCCGCCTCGGGCGCGGCCTCGGCACTGGGATTTCTCGCAGCCCCCCTGTCCTTCGAGGCGGCGCGCACGCTTCGCGTTGCCGTCGGCGAGTGGATCGATGCGGCGGCAATCAACCGGACGCTCGACGCGATCGAGGCCGAGGGCCGCGCCCATCTGGCCCGGGCCGGGATCGGCGAAACGGAGACCTCTGTCGAGCACAGCGCCGAGATGCGGCTGCGCGGCCAGATGCACGAGATTTCGGTGCCGCTGCCCGACGGCAGGCTCTGCCCCGAAGACGGCCCGCGCCTCCGGGCGGCCTTCGAGGCGGCCTATGCCGCGCGTTATGCTCCGCCCTTCGAGGGGGCCGAGATCGAGGTGATCGCGCTGCGGGCCCGGGTCTCGGGGCCCGCCCCCGCGCTGACGCCTGGCATTGATGGCGAGGGCGCCGCGCCCGGGAGGACCAGCCACTCGCCCCGCCTCAAGGGCACCCGCAGCTGCCTGTTCGAGCAGGGCCGGTTCGAGACCGCGATCTACGACCGATACGCGCTTGTCCCCGGAGACCGCATCGCGGGCCCGGCCATCGTCGAGGAGCGCGAGGCGACCACCCTGATCGGCCCCGGGGACACCGCCCGCGTCGATGCCGGGGGAGCGCTTCATATCGAGGTCGCACGCCCGGCCGCGGCGGCCGCGCTGGTGACGGCCTCGATGGACCGCGCCGAAGCGGTGGCGCGGATCGAGGCCGATCCGGTCGGGCTCGAGATCATGTGGGCGCGGCTTGAGAATGTCGTCGAGGAAATGTGGCTGACGGTCTGCCGCACCGCCTTTTCGCTGATCATCGCCGAGGCACAGGATTTCGCCTGCGAGCTGCTCGACCCCGAGGGCGAGACGCTGGCCCATTCGCCCCGCGCGATGCCGGTCTTCAACCTGACGCTGCCGCGCGCGGTCAAGGCGCTTCTGGCGCGCTATCCGGCCGACACGCTCAAACCCGGCGATGTGCTGATCACCAACGATCCCTGGCTCTGCGCCGGGCATCTCTTCGACATCGCCCTGGTCACGCCCGCCTTCCGCAACGGCAGGCTGGTCGGGCTGATGGGCACGGTCGGCCATGTCTCGGATATCGGCGGCACCCGGGATTCGCTTCGGGCCCGCGAGATCTACGAGGAAGGGCTGCAGATCCCGCCGATGAAGCTGTTCGATGGCGGCCGCCCGAACGAGACCCTGATCGAGCTGATCCGGCAGAACGTGCGCAACCCCGATCAGGTGCTGGGCGACATCTTCTCCTTCGTCGCCGCCAATGCGCTGGGCGCCGAGCGGCTGGATGCCTTCATGGCCGATTACGGCATGCACGACCTCCGGGCGCTGGCCGAGGTGGTGCAGGGCCTGTCGGAACGCGCCATGCGCGCGGCGATCCGGGCCCTGCCCGATGGCGACTATCGCAGCAGCATCATTTGCGCGCCGCAGGGCGAGGCGCTGGAATTTCCGGTGCGGATCGCGGTCGAGGGCGACGCCATGCTGGTCGATTTCGAGGGCGCGCCGCCGCAACTGCCGCAAGGCGGGCTGAATTCGACGCTGAACTACACCGCCGCCCATGCCACCTATCCGCTGAAATGCATGCTGACGCCGGGCGTGCGCGGCAATGCCGGATGCTACCGGCCGTTCCGGGTGACCGCGCCCGAGGGCTCGGTGCTGAACCCCGCCTTTCCGGCCTCGGTCAACATGCGCACCCGAACCGGCTGGTATCTCGCGCCCAACATCTTCCGGGCGATGGCCGATGCCGCCGCAAGCGGCGTGCAGGCCCATACCGGGCTGCCGAGCTCGATCCATATCTATGGCAGGGATGCCCGCGGCGATCTCTATTCCGATCTTCTGCTCCTGGGCGGCGGCCAGGGCGCCTCGGCCCATGGCGACGGGCACTCGGCGCTGCTCTGGCCGACCTCGGCGGCCAATACCTCGGTCGAGATGATCGAGAGCCGCACGCCGATCCTGGTGCTCTGCAAGCGCTTCGCCCCCGATACCGGCGGCCCCGGCCGGCATCGCGGCGGGTTGGGCCAGATCCTGCGTTTCCGCAAGCGCGAGGCGGATGGCACGCCGATGCAGGTCCTCCTTCACCCCGAGGGCACCGCGACGCCGGTCCCGGGCCTTTTCGGCGGGCGCCCCGGCGGCAAGGCCTCGGGCCGGGTGCTCGACCCGGACGGAAAGCTGCTGCAGGATGTCGGCCACGGCGCGCTGCTGAGCCTGAGCGGAACCGACGAAATCGTCGAACTGACACTGGCGGGCGGCGCGGGCTACGGCCCGGCCGAGACGCGTGGACCGGCCGCTCTGGCCCGCGATCTGGCACTCGGTCTGGTCTCTCCCGAGGCTGCCGCGACGGAATACCGCACGGCGGATGCCGTACCGGACGAGGCGACAGCGGGCTGA
- a CDS encoding KamA family radical SAM protein: protein MDETHAPDATPSRNGTAQPTALPSARPAGAARRRAAFPSSPEARAFRRRFFPEASAADWSDWRWQLRARIRSLDGLAQVFRLSEDERAAVARRQSGLPVGITPYYASLMGRDDPAEPLRRTHIPVGQEYLRLPGESDDPLGETPDSKVPGLVHRYPDRVLFLATGTCSTYCRYCTRSRMVGQPGGEEGISARNWERAFAYIAAHPRIRDVLVSGGDPLTLSDDKLDYLLGRLRAIPHVEFIRIGTKVPLVLPMRITGALTRMLRKHHPLWMSLHCTHPAELAPEATEALTRLADAGIPLGAQTVLLRGINDTVETMRTLCRGLLKRRVRPYYLLQCDPITGSGQFRTPIETGLDLIDGLRGHLTGYAVPQYIIDAPGGGGKVALVPDHIEGREGDDLLLRNFEGRIYRYPDPGGRIGARD from the coding sequence ATGGATGAGACCCACGCCCCCGATGCGACCCCCTCGCGCAACGGCACGGCGCAACCGACTGCCCTGCCTTCTGCCCGGCCGGCCGGGGCGGCAAGACGGCGCGCGGCCTTTCCTTCCAGCCCCGAGGCGCGGGCGTTCCGGCGCCGGTTCTTTCCCGAGGCCAGTGCCGCGGACTGGTCCGACTGGCGCTGGCAGCTGCGCGCGCGGATCCGCTCGCTCGACGGGCTCGCGCAGGTGTTCCGTCTGTCAGAGGACGAGCGCGCGGCGGTCGCCCGGCGCCAGAGCGGGCTGCCGGTCGGCATCACTCCCTATTACGCCTCGCTGATGGGGCGCGACGATCCGGCCGAGCCCTTGCGCCGGACCCATATTCCGGTCGGGCAGGAATATCTGCGCCTGCCGGGCGAATCCGACGACCCGCTTGGCGAGACCCCCGACAGCAAGGTGCCGGGGCTGGTGCATCGCTATCCCGACCGGGTGCTGTTTCTGGCCACCGGCACCTGCTCGACCTATTGCCGCTATTGCACGCGCTCGCGGATGGTCGGCCAGCCCGGCGGCGAGGAGGGGATCTCGGCCCGCAACTGGGAGCGCGCCTTCGCCTATATCGCGGCCCATCCCCGGATCCGCGACGTTCTGGTCTCGGGCGGCGATCCGCTGACCCTGTCCGATGACAAGCTCGATTATCTTCTCGGCCGCCTGCGCGCCATTCCGCATGTCGAGTTCATCCGGATCGGGACCAAGGTGCCCTTGGTGCTGCCGATGCGGATCACCGGGGCGCTGACGCGGATGCTGCGGAAGCACCACCCGCTGTGGATGTCGCTGCATTGCACCCACCCGGCCGAGCTGGCACCCGAGGCGACCGAGGCGCTGACGCGGCTTGCCGATGCGGGCATTCCGCTCGGGGCGCAGACCGTGCTGCTCAGGGGCATCAACGACACGGTCGAGACCATGCGCACGCTTTGCCGCGGGCTTCTGAAGCGGCGGGTCCGGCCCTATTACCTGCTGCAATGCGACCCGATCACCGGGTCGGGCCAGTTCCGCACGCCGATCGAGACGGGGCTGGACCTCATCGACGGGCTGCGCGGCCATCTGACCGGCTATGCGGTGCCACAGTACATCATCGACGCGCCGGGGGGCGGCGGCAAGGTGGCGCTGGTGCCCGACCATATCGAGGGGCGCGAGGGCGACGATCTGCTGCTGCGCAACTTCGAGGGCCGGATCTACCGCTATCCCGATCCGGGCGGGCGGATCGGCGCGCGCGACTGA
- a CDS encoding tyrosine-type recombinase/integrase — MADAFTTTRCHWIRTDDGLDILIPMCCGSAVNGPDAWRYTAAPQLADAGVDMRDIQAVTGHKTLSMVQKYTAQANQKAASRRAQTAREQSGNETGKY, encoded by the coding sequence ATGGCTGACGCTTTCACCACCACCCGCTGCCACTGGATCCGCACCGACGACGGGCTCGATATCCTCATCCCGATGTGCTGCGGCAGCGCCGTAAACGGCCCGGACGCTTGGCGGTACACTGCTGCGCCACAGCTGGCCGACGCGGGCGTCGATATGCGCGACATCCAGGCCGTGACCGGCCACAAGACGCTCTCGATGGTTCAGAAATATACCGCCCAGGCGAACCAGAAAGCAGCTTCCAGAAGGGCGCAGACAGCACGCGAACAGAGCGGAAACGAAACAGGAAAGTACTAA
- a CDS encoding ABC transporter substrate-binding protein — protein MPHSPEAPTRRKVLALAGSGLAAGTLAAALPAPVLARDPRLMIIASGSDFPNLDPHTTSGSAPAFFMRNVYDPLLRTAGTPPEPVPGLAQSWETSEDGMVFTFRLDPAARFHSGQPVTAEDVVYSFARALRLAKGNSWMLRNIVTPEGLEALDPATVRISLAAPFAAFLSVLPWFAVVEKAVVEAHLGEDDGQSWLMSNTAASGPFQLQQSRSGALYRFLRAPTAWQPGGGNLDGIIWRVSREAASERLMLQRGETHAALDLSSEDMDALEGAPGVVRVIEPEYRTFSIKMNTRHGPLADINMRRAISYAVNYRALLDTAGYAELMVGPLPNGILGHDPGLEVPRHDPEAARAHLARTATPEGGITLKMVYVSHLEQERRYAMVLLDSLKALGIGLEIQPLSWPDMVAACARPETFPDFFPVYQTANYGDPDNIAYAAYHSASNGNWQNAVYSSPEVDRLIEAGRAEIDPDRRRQIYGDFQRAVVADAPDIFGVLEKRKLGLRASVQNYVFTPVASNAIECWPLSLS, from the coding sequence ATGCCCCATTCGCCTGAAGCGCCGACCCGGCGCAAGGTCCTTGCGCTGGCCGGATCCGGCCTGGCCGCCGGGACGCTTGCCGCCGCCCTGCCCGCCCCCGTCCTGGCCAGGGACCCAAGGCTGATGATCATTGCCTCGGGCAGTGATTTCCCCAATCTCGACCCGCATACCACCTCGGGCTCGGCCCCGGCCTTCTTCATGCGCAATGTCTATGACCCGCTGCTGCGGACCGCGGGCACGCCCCCCGAACCGGTGCCCGGGCTGGCGCAAAGCTGGGAGACCTCCGAAGACGGCATGGTCTTCACCTTCCGGCTCGATCCGGCAGCGCGGTTCCATTCCGGGCAACCCGTCACCGCCGAGGACGTGGTCTATTCCTTCGCCCGCGCGCTGCGTCTCGCCAAGGGCAATTCCTGGATGCTGCGCAACATCGTCACGCCCGAGGGGCTGGAGGCGCTCGATCCGGCCACGGTCAGGATCTCGCTTGCAGCACCCTTCGCCGCGTTCCTCTCGGTACTGCCCTGGTTCGCGGTGGTCGAGAAGGCCGTGGTCGAGGCCCATCTGGGCGAGGATGACGGCCAGAGCTGGCTGATGTCGAATACCGCCGCCTCGGGACCGTTCCAGCTTCAGCAAAGCCGCTCCGGCGCGCTGTACCGCTTCCTGCGCGCGCCGACCGCCTGGCAGCCCGGCGGGGGCAATCTCGACGGCATCATCTGGCGCGTCTCGCGCGAGGCGGCCAGCGAGAGGCTGATGCTGCAGCGGGGCGAAACCCATGCCGCGCTCGATCTGAGCTCCGAGGACATGGACGCGCTCGAGGGCGCGCCCGGCGTGGTCCGGGTGATCGAACCCGAATACCGCACCTTCTCGATCAAGATGAACACCCGCCACGGTCCGCTGGCCGATATCAACATGCGCCGCGCGATCTCTTATGCCGTGAACTACCGGGCGCTGCTCGATACGGCCGGATATGCCGAGCTGATGGTCGGGCCTCTGCCCAATGGCATTCTCGGCCACGATCCCGGGTTGGAGGTGCCGCGACACGATCCCGAGGCCGCGCGCGCGCATCTGGCCAGGACCGCCACGCCCGAGGGCGGGATCACGCTGAAGATGGTCTATGTCTCGCATCTCGAGCAGGAGCGGCGCTATGCGATGGTGCTGCTCGACAGCCTCAAGGCGCTTGGCATCGGGCTCGAGATCCAGCCGCTGTCCTGGCCCGACATGGTCGCCGCCTGCGCCCGCCCCGAGACCTTCCCCGACTTCTTCCCGGTCTATCAGACCGCGAATTACGGCGATCCCGACAATATCGCCTATGCCGCCTATCATTCCGCCTCGAACGGAAACTGGCAGAACGCGGTCTATTCCAGTCCCGAGGTCGACCGGCTGATCGAGGCGGGCCGGGCCGAGATCGATCCCGACAGACGCCGGCAGATCTACGGCGATTTCCAGCGCGCGGTGGTGGCGGATGCGCCCGACATTTTCGGGGTGCTCGAAAAGCGCAAGCTCGGGCTGCGCGCGTCGGTTCAGAACTACGTGTTCACCCCGGTCGCCTCGAACGCCATCGAATGCTGGCCGCTGTCGCTGAGCTGA
- a CDS encoding IclR family transcriptional regulator yields MTILENAAHVLRCFGNDCTDLTVSEVSERLGLPKASASRLLKTMRETGMLEEIGGTRRHRPGRMMLNIAAAYRYSSSVFGRARAVVHEASQQFGHTGYVSIRDGRNVMAVADFEGTNALRVGSATGRSLPAERSATGRSLLARLSDEELARLYGDRLAADRLSRDLDPVRKQGYAFVSQQTMPGVDGLAVAVGDPVTGEAVSLCLVYPHNLVSDSERDDMIGTLVEGAGGIAEALGDSLICHAERDRAPA; encoded by the coding sequence ATGACCATTCTCGAGAATGCAGCCCATGTGCTGCGCTGTTTCGGTAACGACTGTACGGATCTGACGGTGTCCGAAGTGTCCGAGCGTCTGGGGCTGCCGAAAGCCTCGGCCTCGCGGCTGCTGAAGACCATGCGCGAAACCGGCATGCTGGAAGAGATCGGCGGCACCCGCCGCCACCGGCCCGGGCGGATGATGCTGAACATCGCCGCCGCCTACCGCTATTCCTCAAGCGTCTTCGGCCGCGCCCGCGCGGTGGTCCACGAGGCCAGCCAGCAATTCGGCCATACCGGCTATGTCTCGATCCGCGATGGCCGCAACGTGATGGCGGTGGCCGATTTCGAGGGCACCAACGCGCTGCGCGTCGGCTCTGCGACCGGCCGCAGCCTGCCTGCCGAACGCTCTGCCACCGGTCGCAGCCTGCTGGCGCGGCTCTCCGACGAGGAACTCGCGCGGCTTTACGGCGACCGGCTCGCCGCCGACCGGCTGTCGCGCGATCTCGACCCTGTCCGCAAGCAGGGCTATGCCTTCGTGTCGCAGCAGACGATGCCCGGGGTCGACGGGCTCGCGGTGGCGGTGGGCGACCCGGTCACCGGAGAGGCGGTCAGCCTCTGTCTGGTCTATCCGCACAACCTCGTCTCGGACAGCGAACGCGACGACATGATCGGCACGCTGGTCGAGGGGGCCGGCGGCATTGCCGAGGCGCTGGGGGATTCGCTGATCTGCCACGCCGAAAGGGACCGGGCCCCGGCATGA
- a CDS encoding urate hydroxylase PuuD — MFDLSLVWDWLEFAVRWLHVIAGIAWIGSSFYFIALDLGLTRSGPLPAGVLGEEWQVHGGGFYHIRKYMVAPDHMPEHLTWFKWEAYWTFLSGLALLALVYWMGADLFLIDYDKIQWAPWQAIAISAGSLTIGWICYDLLCRSPLGRRPTALMLILFAIIVAMAWGYTQVFTGRAALLHLGAFTGTIMVANVFLVIMPNQRIVVADLKAGHTPDPKYGAIAKLRSTHNNYLTLPVIFLMLSNHYPLAFASPYNWLIASLVFLMGVTIRHFFNSMHARKGRPWWTWGATAALFAAIVALSLWPSPDIAAPETEAALPPHLNRVIASAGFDEVQEIVESRCAMCHTARPLWPGLGQAPKGVRLDSATTLARHARQVYRQAGLSHAMPPGNVMMMPPEERARIVDWYRALRSGAS; from the coding sequence ATGTTCGACCTCTCGCTGGTCTGGGACTGGCTGGAATTCGCGGTGCGCTGGCTGCATGTCATCGCCGGGATCGCCTGGATCGGATCGTCCTTCTACTTCATCGCCCTCGATCTGGGGCTGACCCGATCGGGTCCGTTGCCCGCAGGCGTGCTGGGTGAGGAATGGCAAGTTCATGGCGGCGGCTTCTACCATATCCGGAAATACATGGTTGCCCCCGACCACATGCCCGAGCACCTGACCTGGTTCAAATGGGAAGCCTACTGGACGTTCCTGTCGGGGCTGGCCCTGCTGGCGCTGGTCTACTGGATGGGGGCGGATCTGTTCCTGATCGATTACGACAAGATCCAGTGGGCGCCCTGGCAGGCCATCGCGATCTCGGCCGGATCGCTGACCATCGGCTGGATCTGCTACGACCTGCTGTGCCGCAGCCCGCTGGGGCGCCGCCCGACCGCGCTGATGCTGATCCTCTTCGCGATCATCGTCGCGATGGCCTGGGGCTACACGCAGGTCTTCACCGGCCGCGCAGCACTTTTGCATCTGGGCGCCTTCACCGGCACGATCATGGTGGCCAATGTGTTTCTGGTGATCATGCCGAACCAGCGGATCGTCGTGGCCGATCTGAAGGCGGGACATACACCCGACCCGAAATACGGGGCCATCGCCAAGCTGCGCTCGACCCATAACAACTACCTGACCCTGCCGGTCATCTTCCTGATGCTCTCGAACCACTATCCGCTGGCCTTCGCGAGCCCCTATAACTGGCTGATCGCAAGCCTCGTCTTCCTGATGGGCGTGACGATCCGGCATTTCTTCAACAGCATGCATGCCCGCAAGGGCCGCCCCTGGTGGACCTGGGGCGCGACCGCGGCGCTGTTTGCCGCCATCGTGGCACTGTCGCTCTGGCCGAGCCCGGACATTGCCGCGCCCGAGACCGAGGCCGCCCTGCCCCCGCATCTGAACCGCGTGATCGCCTCGGCGGGCTTCGACGAGGTGCAGGAGATCGTCGAGAGCCGCTGCGCGATGTGCCACACCGCCCGGCCGCTCTGGCCCGGGCTCGGTCAGGCGCCGAAGGGGGTCCGGCTCGACAGCGCGACGACCCTCGCGCGCCATGCCCGGCAGGTCTACCGCCAGGCCGGACTGAGCCATGCCATGCCGCCCGGCAACGTCATGATGATGCCTCCCGAGGAACGGGCGCGCATCGTCGACTGGTATCGCGCGCTGCGCTCCGGCGCATCCTGA
- a CDS encoding FAD/NAD(P)-binding oxidoreductase — protein MHEADLAVVGAGPAGMAAAGEAAQAGLRVALFDAQTRPGGLVYRDIYHEEQEWEAALDAAALEGRSLIAGLDQPGIKLIGGAEVLSVEPGFRLTYRQDAVARTLRARRVLLATGGHERPMPVPGWTLSGVLTVGAGQILLKEAGLLPRRAVLLGTGPLLYLFVVQMLHAGVTPTALIDTQTRGDLARAMCHLGGVFGGWPHLSEGWRMLRMLRRAGVPRITAAHDVVIEGEERAEAVRFQRRGAQHRLPCDAVFLHHGVEPNLQVSCALGLAHRWMPREHCFTPVCDIWGEAVATEAGLAGVFVAGDGAGIVGARAAGLQGRLAALRVAESLGRLDTGARDALAAPLRRQLRRALAVRPFLGAAYPPFAEACGHERDATDPALGPALSRPPLGMVLPGGVPGGLAELAGSGGEAVANGAGALSPGALGDGSPDAPEAEKIATGPTCHAGGS, from the coding sequence ATGCATGAGGCGGATCTGGCGGTGGTCGGGGCGGGGCCGGCCGGGATGGCCGCTGCGGGTGAGGCGGCGCAGGCCGGGCTGCGGGTCGCGCTGTTCGATGCGCAGACGAGGCCGGGCGGGCTGGTCTATCGCGATATATACCATGAAGAGCAGGAGTGGGAGGCCGCGCTGGATGCTGCCGCGCTCGAGGGGCGCAGTCTGATTGCCGGGCTCGACCAGCCCGGGATCAAGCTTATCGGCGGCGCCGAGGTCTTGTCCGTCGAGCCGGGCTTTCGGCTGACCTACCGGCAGGACGCGGTGGCGCGGACGCTGCGGGCCCGTCGGGTGCTGCTGGCGACAGGCGGGCACGAGCGTCCGATGCCGGTGCCGGGCTGGACCCTGTCGGGGGTATTGACCGTCGGGGCCGGGCAGATCCTGCTGAAAGAGGCCGGGTTGCTGCCGCGGCGTGCGGTGCTGCTGGGCACCGGGCCGCTGCTCTATCTGTTTGTGGTGCAGATGCTGCACGCCGGGGTGACGCCGACGGCGCTGATCGACACCCAGACACGGGGCGATCTGGCCCGGGCGATGTGTCATCTGGGCGGTGTCTTCGGCGGCTGGCCCCATCTTTCCGAAGGCTGGCGCATGCTGCGGATGCTGCGTCGGGCGGGGGTGCCGCGCATCACCGCGGCGCATGATGTCGTCATCGAGGGCGAAGAGCGGGCCGAGGCGGTGCGGTTCCAGCGTCGCGGCGCGCAGCACCGGCTGCCTTGCGATGCGGTTTTTCTGCATCACGGGGTAGAGCCCAACCTGCAGGTCTCCTGTGCGCTGGGGCTGGCCCATCGCTGGATGCCGCGTGAGCATTGTTTCACCCCGGTCTGCGATATCTGGGGCGAGGCGGTGGCGACCGAAGCCGGGCTCGCGGGGGTCTTCGTCGCGGGCGACGGCGCCGGCATCGTCGGCGCCCGGGCGGCCGGATTGCAGGGGCGGCTCGCGGCGCTCCGGGTCGCCGAGAGTCTCGGTCGGCTCGACACCGGCGCACGCGATGCGCTGGCCGCGCCGCTGCGGCGCCAGTTGCGGCGCGCGCTGGCGGTCCGGCCGTTCCTGGGCGCCGCTTATCCGCCATTCGCCGAGGCGTGCGGCCATGAGCGCGACGCGACCGACCCAGCCCTCGGCCCGGCCCTCTCGCGTCCTCCCCTCGGGATGGTTCTGCCCGGCGGCGTCCCGGGAGGTCTGGCCGAATTGGCCGGGAGTGGGGGCGAGGCCGTCGCCAATGGGGCAGGGGCGCTGTCCCCGGGGGCACTGGGCGATGGCTCCCCGGATGCGCCCGAAGCGGAGAAAATCGCAACCGGCCCGACCTGTCACGCAGGCGGGTCCTGA